In Vigna unguiculata cultivar IT97K-499-35 chromosome 3, ASM411807v1, whole genome shotgun sequence, a single genomic region encodes these proteins:
- the LOC114179245 gene encoding repetitive proline-rich cell wall protein 2-like: protein MDSKRCCTMLALIIAISFSTMDTTLALPPPVVEPLQLPPVVIPPIQLPSLNISPIDIPSIQLPPIVFPPIQFPPIVFPPIGPIQLPPLQLPSLQLPPLVFPPIDIPFIQLPPIVFPPIEIPPIELPSLP from the coding sequence ATGGACTCTAAGCGTTGTTGCACCATGCTTGCTTTAATCATCGCTATTTCGTTTTCCACCATGGACACCACATTAGCATTACCACCACCTGTGGTCGAACCTCTGCAACTCCCACCTGTGGTGATTCCACCTATACAACTCCCATCTCTCAACATCTCACCTATCGACATCCCATCTATACAACTCCCACCTATCGTCTTCCCACCTATTCAATTTCCACCTATCGTCTTTCCACCCATCGGACCTATACAACTCCCACCTCTGCAACTCCCATCTCTACAACTCCCACCTCTTGTTTTCCCACCGATCGACATCCCATTTATACAGCTCCCACCCATCGTATTCCCACCTATAGAAATCCCACCTATCGAACTCCCATCTCTGCCATAG